The proteins below come from a single Zhouia spongiae genomic window:
- a CDS encoding amidohydrolase family protein yields the protein MKYFKLLTLLAFIGINLNAQNKTQLEKNDPENDTYVIKKVNIIPMTKDNKVIENATIVIKDKIIQSINGPIPANAKTINGKGKWLIPGLIDMHVHNLVDGPYISYPTKGPAMHFDTQNFMTLYVANGVTTVFELSARAEHIGQRNEIIRGNVIGPRIALAALIDGGNANMTATTPSDGRQTVRLAKGEGYEFVKVYSQLEKETFKAIVDEAEKQNMKVVGHIPNAFEGHTEEAFVPHFDLVAHAEEFSKQTDEYTDKEAERFAKMSKKNGTWLIPNLSNLVYIAKQARSLDSVRNLESFKYVHPLMQSKWIVSNQYNKGTSAKRIAYFDKLVEFHVKIVKAFKKEGVPMVAGTDAGTSGIVWGFSLHNELELLADAGLTNEEALASATRLGAEWLGIDDKIGTIETGKFADLILLDQNPLDNISNTQEISGVFVNGKWVDRNKIDAMLSRVGKWNNAHKETYHWKEFLNSLKN from the coding sequence ATGAAATACTTTAAACTTCTGACACTACTTGCATTTATCGGTATAAATTTAAATGCGCAGAACAAAACACAATTAGAAAAAAACGATCCGGAAAATGACACTTATGTCATAAAGAAGGTGAATATAATTCCGATGACCAAGGATAATAAAGTCATTGAAAATGCTACAATTGTAATTAAAGACAAGATCATACAGTCTATTAATGGTCCTATTCCAGCAAATGCAAAAACCATAAACGGAAAAGGAAAATGGCTCATTCCCGGGCTTATTGATATGCACGTCCATAACCTGGTGGACGGGCCGTATATATCGTATCCTACAAAAGGTCCCGCAATGCATTTTGATACACAAAATTTTATGACGCTGTATGTAGCAAACGGGGTTACTACTGTATTTGAATTAAGTGCAAGAGCAGAACATATCGGGCAGCGAAACGAAATAATAAGAGGTAATGTTATAGGGCCAAGAATCGCTTTGGCAGCATTAATAGACGGAGGCAATGCTAATATGACTGCAACAACACCATCTGATGGAAGACAGACTGTCAGGCTTGCAAAAGGTGAGGGTTATGAATTTGTAAAAGTATATTCACAACTTGAAAAGGAGACCTTTAAAGCAATTGTAGATGAAGCTGAAAAGCAAAATATGAAAGTCGTCGGACATATCCCAAATGCATTTGAAGGGCATACGGAAGAAGCTTTTGTGCCTCATTTTGATTTGGTTGCCCATGCAGAAGAATTCTCTAAGCAAACAGATGAGTATACGGATAAAGAAGCTGAAAGGTTTGCTAAAATGAGTAAAAAGAACGGCACCTGGTTAATTCCGAACTTATCCAATCTTGTGTACATAGCCAAACAGGCCCGCTCACTAGATAGCGTTCGGAACCTTGAAAGCTTTAAATATGTACATCCCTTAATGCAAAGCAAATGGATTGTCTCTAATCAATATAATAAGGGTACCAGTGCTAAACGTATTGCTTATTTCGATAAACTCGTTGAGTTCCATGTTAAGATCGTTAAGGCTTTTAAAAAGGAAGGGGTTCCTATGGTAGCCGGAACAGATGCAGGAACTTCCGGGATTGTCTGGGGGTTTTCACTTCATAACGAACTTGAATTGTTAGCAGATGCCGGCTTAACAAATGAAGAAGCACTGGCTTCTGCAACCCGGTTAGGCGCTGAATGGCTCGGAATTGACGACAAAATAGGAACTATTGAAACAGGTAAGTTTGCAGATTTAATTTTATTAGATCAGAACCCTTTGGATAACATCAGCAATACACAGGAAATTTCAGGTGTTTTTGTGAATGGTAAATGGGTGGACAGAAACAAAATTGATGCTATGCTTTCTCGTGTCGGGAAATGGAATAATGCCCATAAGGAAACGTATCACTGGAAAGAATTCCTGAATAGCTTAAAAAATTAA
- a CDS encoding LytTR family DNA-binding domain-containing protein: MFRHYAVSMITRPYPYLFSLKRNLFVAIFIAALIYFMNWLAIDGDYVSNNFVYPKVEVCMLAGFTTFFSILFITELIPYLFFNPEIKERWTVGKEFLLIISLLLVIAVANNLMSFFISKNQNAFDMLRFLNVLLYVIILGIIPTILIVWLNYTVILKQNLKEVSLYNEQLRNKIELETSATGARVNIQTNNKTEVLELDIDAFLFAKADGNYVDIYTIAGDEVISRPYRLRLQKLEEALEAYPFIINTHRSYIVNLRSIYSTSGNARNYRISFKGIAEEVPVSRNKFKLFKEAFQAQKGDVSYACCEQM, from the coding sequence ATGTTCAGACATTATGCGGTCTCAATGATTACCAGGCCATACCCTTACTTATTCTCTTTAAAACGAAATCTTTTTGTTGCCATTTTCATTGCGGCACTTATCTATTTTATGAACTGGTTAGCTATTGATGGCGATTATGTCAGTAATAATTTTGTCTATCCAAAAGTCGAGGTTTGTATGCTGGCCGGATTCACGACCTTTTTTAGCATCCTTTTTATTACTGAATTGATACCTTATTTATTTTTTAATCCGGAAATAAAAGAACGATGGACGGTAGGAAAAGAATTCCTGTTGATCATTTCACTACTTCTGGTCATTGCTGTGGCCAATAACCTTATGTCTTTTTTTATCAGCAAGAATCAAAATGCTTTTGATATGCTACGATTCTTAAATGTTTTATTATATGTTATCATTCTAGGGATCATCCCGACAATTTTAATCGTCTGGTTAAATTATACTGTTATTTTAAAACAAAACCTGAAAGAAGTCTCTTTGTATAACGAGCAGCTTCGTAATAAAATTGAATTAGAAACATCCGCAACAGGTGCTAGAGTCAACATTCAGACAAATAACAAAACAGAAGTCCTTGAACTTGACATTGATGCTTTCTTATTTGCCAAAGCGGATGGTAATTATGTTGACATATATACAATTGCCGGCGATGAGGTAATTTCAAGGCCATACCGCTTGCGGCTCCAAAAGCTCGAAGAAGCTCTTGAGGCATACCCATTTATCATTAATACACACAGATCTTATATCGTTAATCTGAGAAGCATATACAGCACCTCGGGAAATGCCAGAAATTACCGAATTAGTTTTAAAGGAATCGCCGAAGAAGTTCCGGTTTCCAGAAACAAGTTCAAATTATTTAAAGAAGCCTTTCAAGCACAAAAAGGGGATGTCTCCTACGCTTGTTGCGAGCAAATGTAG
- a CDS encoding 2'-5' RNA ligase family protein yields MDLKEHYKKLYNESIDMISSDKYEIDHLIDLKSDQRFGITLLIRPPDIIKDNIQKLLNELKRVEPNQYYYPGSDIHITVMSIISCYEGFHIKTIELPKYIELIQGCLPAHQNLKIRFKGLTASSSCIMLQGFMSNDLLNEIRNKLRSAFKNAPLEQSLDKRYPIQTAHSTIVRFRKHFEQKDSFLKIIDQYSNHDFGSFEVKKLEFVSNDWYQRKERVKKLYEFEI; encoded by the coding sequence ATGGATCTAAAAGAACATTATAAGAAATTATATAACGAATCCATTGATATGATCTCTTCCGACAAATACGAGATCGATCATTTAATAGACCTGAAATCTGACCAAAGATTCGGAATAACGCTTCTCATCAGGCCTCCGGATATAATAAAAGACAATATTCAAAAATTACTGAACGAATTAAAAAGAGTTGAACCCAATCAATATTATTATCCAGGTTCTGATATTCATATCACAGTCATGTCTATAATATCATGCTATGAAGGTTTTCACATTAAAACCATCGAACTTCCAAAATACATTGAACTAATACAAGGGTGCTTACCAGCTCATCAAAACCTTAAAATCCGGTTTAAAGGCTTAACAGCATCCAGTTCTTGTATTATGTTACAAGGATTTATGAGTAATGACTTGCTGAACGAAATCAGGAACAAACTGAGATCTGCATTTAAAAACGCTCCTCTCGAACAGAGTTTAGATAAAAGGTACCCCATTCAAACGGCTCATTCGACAATTGTACGATTCAGAAAACATTTTGAACAAAAAGACAGCTTCTTAAAAATAATTGATCAATACTCAAACCACGATTTTGGCTCTTTCGAAGTAAAAAAGCTGGAGTTTGTTTCTAACGATTGGTACCAAAGAAAAGAACGTGTGAAGAAGCTGTACGAATTTGAAATATAA
- a CDS encoding Crp/Fnr family transcriptional regulator yields MTQSNLMNIDTILDRIYLMPLTSKKILKDCMEEVKYSKGHALLRADKIEKNIYFIKKGIVRAYADNDGDDITFWFGQEGDLALSINGYVKDQKGYENIELLEDCEFFKLNNDSLQILFDKDIHIANWGRKQVEYALIEAEKRLISRLVKTASERYTDLLKNEPELLKRVKLSHLASYLGITQVSLSRIRSNVK; encoded by the coding sequence ATGACACAATCTAATCTAATGAATATAGACACTATTCTCGACCGGATATATTTAATGCCCTTAACGTCCAAAAAAATACTGAAGGACTGCATGGAAGAAGTCAAATATTCCAAGGGCCATGCTTTACTGCGCGCCGATAAAATTGAAAAGAACATTTACTTCATAAAAAAAGGGATCGTCAGGGCTTATGCTGACAATGACGGTGACGATATTACTTTCTGGTTCGGACAGGAAGGAGATCTTGCACTCTCAATAAATGGTTATGTAAAAGATCAAAAAGGGTATGAGAATATTGAACTGCTGGAGGATTGCGAATTTTTTAAACTAAACAACGACTCATTACAAATCTTATTTGACAAGGATATCCATATCGCCAACTGGGGCAGGAAACAGGTAGAATACGCATTAATCGAAGCGGAAAAGCGTTTAATTTCAAGGCTTGTAAAAACAGCCTCGGAACGTTATACAGATTTGTTAAAGAACGAACCTGAATTACTTAAAAGAGTAAAGTTAAGTCACCTGGCCTCCTACCTTGGGATTACCCAGGTGAGCCTGAGCAGGATCAGGAGCAATGTAAAGTGA
- a CDS encoding TlpA disulfide reductase family protein: MKTIFSLSILLTLLISCQDKSKNEGYIIQGTTKHIPDSTRVLLYLYPKTDEIADSAIVVNDKFSFEGKVKRPTLAHLRIISSRDNKTFWLENKKIRFEGEKGKFSNAQITGSDTQKEAELLLKRKDSVFKEMERLEAMVTDGNRDSLFKIYEQIQHEEIKINLQFINDHPDSYESLFRLNVSKERLGAAETDKAFTLLNPELQTTEEGKTIEAFIISNKNLKIGDQFIDIEQPDINGHRVKLSEIKGKYTLIEFWASWCGPCRSFNPELTAQYELHKDKGFEILGVSLDTDKEKWGEAIKKDGLSWVNVSDLKGFNNEAAMIYGVRDIPDNFLIDEHGVIIARFIRGEELKDKLRELFHDNTGS, encoded by the coding sequence ATGAAAACTATTTTTAGCCTTAGCATTCTATTGACCCTATTGATTTCTTGTCAGGACAAATCCAAAAACGAAGGATATATCATACAGGGAACCACCAAGCACATACCCGACAGTACCAGAGTATTATTATATCTCTATCCCAAAACAGATGAGATAGCAGATTCCGCTATAGTGGTCAATGACAAATTCAGTTTTGAAGGAAAGGTCAAGCGTCCTACCTTGGCCCACCTCAGGATAATAAGCAGCAGGGACAATAAAACATTTTGGCTTGAGAATAAAAAAATCAGGTTTGAGGGGGAAAAAGGAAAGTTTTCAAACGCACAAATAACTGGCTCTGACACACAGAAAGAGGCCGAATTACTTTTAAAAAGAAAAGATTCCGTTTTTAAAGAAATGGAAAGACTTGAGGCAATGGTAACTGACGGTAACAGAGATTCTCTTTTTAAAATTTACGAACAAATACAGCATGAAGAGATCAAGATCAATCTACAGTTCATCAATGATCATCCTGACTCCTACGAAAGTCTTTTTCGCCTGAATGTTTCCAAAGAAAGATTGGGTGCAGCAGAAACCGATAAGGCTTTTACCCTATTAAATCCGGAATTACAGACCACAGAAGAAGGGAAAACAATAGAAGCGTTTATTATCAGCAATAAAAACCTGAAAATCGGAGACCAATTTATTGATATTGAACAACCTGACATCAATGGACATAGGGTAAAACTTTCAGAAATAAAAGGAAAATACACCTTAATAGAATTTTGGGCTTCCTGGTGCGGACCTTGCAGAAGCTTTAACCCCGAACTGACAGCACAATATGAATTACATAAAGACAAGGGCTTTGAAATTCTCGGCGTATCATTAGATACCGATAAAGAAAAATGGGGAGAAGCAATAAAAAAAGATGGTCTGAGCTGGGTAAATGTCAGCGATCTGAAGGGTTTCAATAATGAGGCTGCAATGATTTATGGGGTTCGGGATATTCCCGACAATTTTCTGATTGATGAGCATGGAGTTATTATCGCCAGGTTTATACGTGGTGAAGAACTAAAAGACAAACTCCGTGAATTGTTTCATGACAATACCGGTTCATAA
- a CDS encoding OmpA family protein, with protein sequence MKKILALLLFLLFLVLAWFSWRWYKDTVVCCDEDIAPAAVQYGPLIFDCETGDVITNDLWPEKKQEILNERTDNKSLLLAGPYFGSETAEDGVNRAEKVKLLFTEMPAEDIYTSARYGGDCEATKETMLHELKYKWVTRNDDVIEHLDKTLVFYEYDSDKEITNENVLRFFDELSAFLKSTGDKIMITGHTSNEGEDAYNEELGMKRAIEFKNHLINLGVDESQISVQSKGEAMPIESNDTEEGRRKNRRVEIHITE encoded by the coding sequence ATGAAGAAAATCTTAGCATTATTATTATTTCTGCTATTTCTTGTACTGGCCTGGTTCAGCTGGCGGTGGTATAAGGATACGGTAGTATGTTGTGACGAGGACATTGCTCCGGCTGCCGTCCAGTATGGCCCTTTAATTTTCGATTGTGAGACAGGTGATGTCATTACCAACGATCTTTGGCCGGAAAAGAAACAGGAAATATTAAATGAACGGACGGACAACAAAAGTCTCCTTCTGGCAGGCCCTTATTTCGGCTCGGAAACAGCGGAAGATGGAGTTAACAGGGCCGAAAAAGTTAAATTGCTTTTTACCGAGATGCCTGCTGAGGATATCTACACCTCCGCAAGATATGGCGGTGATTGCGAAGCTACCAAAGAAACCATGCTACATGAATTAAAGTACAAATGGGTAACAAGGAATGATGATGTCATAGAACATCTCGACAAGACCCTGGTGTTCTATGAATATGATTCAGATAAAGAGATCACCAATGAAAATGTCCTTCGCTTTTTTGACGAGTTATCTGCATTTTTGAAATCAACAGGAGACAAGATAATGATCACCGGGCATACCAGCAATGAAGGTGAAGACGCATATAATGAGGAGCTTGGGATGAAGAGGGCTATCGAGTTTAAAAATCATCTGATCAATCTGGGCGTAGACGAGAGCCAGATAAGCGTTCAATCAAAAGGTGAGGCTATGCCTATTGAATCGAATGATACAGAAGAAGGCAGAAGGAAGAATCGACGCGTCGAAATACATATTACCGAATAA
- a CDS encoding serine hydrolase domain-containing protein, whose amino-acid sequence MNKVIISLVIITFSLLSCRSEKKKETINTTNTETITLQNQVENNIYRIDENGKSDSLSITIESRMKELNIPGVSIAVFDNNKILWAKGYGIKNKVTGERVHENTIFQAASISKPVASVTAFKLIEEEKILLDEDVNIKLKKWQVPENKFTKKEKVTPRRIMSHTSGLSTSGFQGYNKKNRIPSLVQVLQGSNITNSEPVRVVREPGESESYSGGGMQVLQLLIEDVSGQEFSQLTKDLIFEPTGMKSSSFDDPLPEKLNNLTTNGYNPDGIVIDGGYYLYPEKAAAGLWSTPSDLAQFMIALGKSYRGEDGGILKQESAQLMMKRVPGAGGTGIGIDGDGDAFRFRHTGGNVGFRCYAVSFANRGRGVVIMTNSDNGFPLIHEIVRAVSKEYHWPAMWMRE is encoded by the coding sequence ATGAACAAAGTCATTATTAGCCTGGTTATTATAACATTCTCTTTATTATCGTGTCGATCAGAAAAGAAAAAAGAAACGATCAATACTACAAATACAGAAACCATAACACTACAAAATCAAGTCGAAAACAACATTTACCGCATCGATGAAAACGGCAAAAGCGATTCTCTGTCAATTACTATTGAATCGCGAATGAAAGAGCTGAATATCCCGGGGGTCAGCATCGCTGTTTTTGACAACAATAAAATTCTCTGGGCAAAAGGATATGGAATAAAAAACAAAGTAACGGGTGAAAGAGTACATGAAAATACGATCTTCCAGGCTGCATCGATTTCTAAACCCGTTGCCAGTGTAACGGCATTTAAATTAATTGAAGAAGAAAAAATTTTACTGGATGAAGATGTTAATATAAAACTGAAAAAATGGCAAGTTCCTGAAAACAAATTCACTAAGAAAGAAAAAGTGACTCCAAGAAGAATTATGAGCCATACTTCCGGATTGAGCACATCTGGTTTTCAAGGATACAATAAAAAAAACCGTATTCCATCTTTAGTGCAGGTGTTGCAAGGAAGCAATATAACGAACTCAGAACCTGTCAGGGTGGTCCGGGAACCAGGCGAATCGGAATCTTATTCGGGTGGAGGAATGCAGGTATTACAACTGCTAATAGAGGATGTCAGCGGACAAGAATTTTCTCAATTAACAAAAGACCTGATTTTTGAACCGACCGGAATGAAAAGTAGTTCTTTTGATGATCCGCTACCTGAAAAACTAAACAACCTAACCACAAATGGTTATAACCCCGATGGAATTGTTATAGACGGAGGTTATTATTTATATCCTGAAAAAGCCGCAGCCGGATTATGGAGCACCCCATCAGATTTAGCACAGTTTATGATAGCTCTGGGCAAGTCTTACAGGGGTGAAGACGGCGGAATATTAAAACAGGAGTCTGCTCAATTAATGATGAAAAGGGTTCCTGGTGCCGGAGGAACAGGAATTGGAATAGATGGAGACGGGGATGCTTTTCGTTTCAGGCATACTGGCGGGAATGTTGGATTCAGATGCTATGCCGTTTCTTTTGCCAATAGGGGACGTGGAGTTGTAATTATGACTAATTCTGATAATGGCTTCCCGTTAATTCACGAAATTGTCAGGGCTGTTTCTAAAGAATACCATTGGCCGGCTATGTGGATGCGTGAATAA
- a CDS encoding helix-turn-helix domain-containing protein has protein sequence MNLYSEHQLKHKSRFVNKIWALDNSLEKTQIHNLNILPNGCFNFALLVGNGARVYLKNEKYRFNQGIYLCSQLTEYITLTLLENSKLVLVQLNPWYFSYHPQSDFKNFVDTISESVPNNKLFGKDISLNASSVLEDVIETTENYFLNFEKHNSEQNAIEVICRKIIADNGNCKIAAILKNSGYSDRWIQSSFKKATGLTPKQFSKIIQFRNSVDEIAFNEQKDSLTSVGYKSGYNDQSHFINNFYQFSKITPGKFDPDNYVLSFKE, from the coding sequence TTGAACTTATACTCTGAACATCAATTAAAGCATAAATCCCGATTTGTAAATAAAATATGGGCATTAGATAATAGCCTGGAAAAAACTCAAATCCATAACCTGAACATTTTACCTAACGGTTGTTTCAATTTTGCTCTGCTTGTTGGCAATGGGGCCCGGGTATATCTAAAAAATGAAAAATATCGGTTTAATCAGGGAATCTATCTCTGTTCTCAACTTACAGAATATATAACCCTGACTCTTTTAGAAAATTCCAAACTGGTTCTGGTACAACTAAACCCCTGGTATTTTTCTTATCACCCTCAAAGTGATTTTAAAAATTTTGTCGATACCATTTCAGAAAGTGTCCCCAATAACAAATTATTCGGTAAAGACATCAGTCTCAATGCTTCATCTGTTTTAGAAGATGTTATTGAAACAACAGAAAACTATTTTCTCAACTTTGAAAAACATAACAGCGAGCAAAATGCGATTGAAGTGATATGCAGAAAGATCATAGCTGATAATGGAAACTGCAAAATCGCTGCCATACTAAAAAACAGTGGCTATTCAGACCGGTGGATTCAATCCAGTTTTAAAAAAGCAACAGGATTGACACCTAAACAATTTTCAAAAATAATTCAGTTCAGAAACTCTGTTGATGAAATAGCTTTTAACGAACAAAAAGACTCGCTGACTTCGGTTGGTTATAAGTCCGGATACAACGACCAATCACATTTTATTAATAATTTTTATCAGTTTTCTAAAATAACTCCGGGTAAATTCGACCCGGATAATTATGTCTTGTCATTTAAGGAGTAG
- a CDS encoding DMT family transporter — protein sequence MNWVYLVLAGLFEIGWPLGLKLSQTMSSKILGIAIAIVSMLLSGILLWFAQKTIPIGTAYAVWTGIGAVGTLIIGILYFGDSASVLKLLSASLIVIGIVGLKFT from the coding sequence ATGAACTGGGTATATTTAGTATTAGCAGGTTTATTTGAAATTGGCTGGCCCCTGGGCTTAAAGTTATCACAAACAATGTCATCAAAAATATTGGGAATTGCCATAGCAATAGTCAGCATGCTTTTAAGCGGAATACTATTATGGTTTGCTCAAAAAACAATTCCCATCGGAACAGCCTATGCTGTATGGACCGGAATCGGAGCCGTAGGTACCCTCATCATCGGGATTTTGTATTTTGGTGATTCTGCTTCTGTTTTAAAGCTGCTCTCTGCTTCATTAATAGTAATCGGTATCGTTGGTTTAAAATTCACTTAA
- a CDS encoding alpha/beta hydrolase, protein MRTTILVILIFFQISSIDGQTSLKKINLAVGDYKVGFRHYTTIDSTRTYQIRNEFNNQFIYRPIPVSIWYPASIKNTDSKQFTVLEYLEVLKEEEEWKNIPNEFLLDWFPYLWNTPENKGHLSEKAVAFSDASFLEGKFPVVVYAPSYQASSIENFALFEYLASNGFVVISSPSRGTHTRWLEGGTAKDMETQSRDVEFLLKEIHRYKNIDLGNVALMGFSFGGLSNVITVMKNPKIKALVSLDGTERYRYDVMEKSAYFDLNKLHIPYAHFAQKNIPEIVLKEDKIPAELNFKFQLFDSLKYSNVYSYKFHDLTHSYFSSFGVLFGNRDKRQDKSDHQIMDSYKQLSEHTLYFLNATLKNKERAKEFIENSPDKNGFPKSRISKKMKKSLVTAFNYKDFNDLALHQGYKELIPLYKETLAMHPNLKLEEGMLNSLGLRLSFDPERSEQGINVFLLAVHIYPKSANLYDSLAEAYLIQKDFGNAITNFKKSLELNPENQNAINRLKQLKNKARH, encoded by the coding sequence ATGCGCACAACAATTTTAGTAATCTTAATATTCTTTCAAATAAGTTCGATAGATGGGCAAACATCGCTAAAAAAAATCAACTTGGCTGTCGGAGACTATAAAGTAGGATTCAGACACTATACGACTATCGATAGTACCAGAACCTATCAAATTAGAAATGAGTTTAATAATCAATTTATCTACAGGCCAATACCTGTTAGCATTTGGTATCCTGCCTCCATAAAAAACACTGACAGCAAGCAATTCACTGTTCTAGAATATTTAGAGGTTTTAAAAGAAGAGGAAGAATGGAAAAACATCCCAAATGAATTTTTATTGGATTGGTTCCCTTATTTATGGAATACACCCGAAAACAAAGGCCATCTTTCTGAAAAAGCAGTTGCTTTTTCTGATGCTTCTTTTTTAGAGGGGAAATTTCCCGTAGTTGTTTATGCACCTAGTTACCAGGCGTCGTCAATTGAAAATTTTGCTTTATTCGAATATTTAGCCAGCAATGGTTTTGTGGTTATATCAAGTCCGTCAAGAGGCACACATACAAGATGGCTGGAAGGCGGTACTGCAAAAGATATGGAAACACAATCCAGGGATGTGGAGTTCCTTTTAAAAGAAATTCATAGATACAAAAATATAGATTTGGGTAACGTTGCATTGATGGGATTTAGTTTCGGTGGATTGTCTAATGTCATTACCGTAATGAAAAATCCGAAAATTAAAGCTTTGGTAAGTTTAGATGGTACTGAAAGATACAGGTATGATGTAATGGAAAAATCGGCCTATTTTGATTTAAACAAGCTGCATATCCCATATGCTCATTTTGCCCAAAAGAACATCCCGGAGATTGTTTTAAAGGAAGATAAGATTCCGGCAGAATTAAATTTTAAATTCCAGCTTTTCGATTCCTTAAAATATAGTAATGTTTATAGTTATAAATTCCACGACCTTACACATTCTTATTTTAGTTCTTTTGGTGTTTTATTTGGTAACCGGGATAAAAGACAAGACAAGAGTGACCATCAAATAATGGATTCTTACAAACAGCTGTCTGAACATACCTTATATTTTTTAAATGCTACCCTGAAAAATAAAGAGAGGGCAAAGGAATTTATTGAAAACAGTCCTGATAAAAATGGTTTTCCTAAAAGTAGGATTTCAAAAAAAATGAAGAAATCTCTTGTAACAGCGTTTAATTATAAGGACTTCAATGATCTGGCATTGCACCAAGGTTATAAAGAATTAATCCCGCTGTATAAAGAAACATTGGCAATGCATCCAAACCTGAAACTAGAAGAAGGCATGTTAAATTCTCTTGGGTTGAGATTGTCGTTTGATCCTGAAAGAAGCGAACAAGGCATAAACGTGTTTTTATTAGCTGTTCACATTTATCCGAAATCGGCAAATTTATATGACAGCCTGGCTGAAGCCTATTTGATCCAAAAGGATTTTGGAAATGCAATCACTAACTTTAAAAAGTCGTTGGAATTGAATCCTGAAAACCAAAATGCGATCAACCGATTAAAACAATTGAAAAATAAAGCCCGTCATTAA